From the Candidatus Poribacteria bacterium genome, the window GTCCGCGCCTTCGAGGAGAAGGCGCAACGGCTCGCTCCAGGATACGCCCCGCAACCGGGACGCGATCTGATCGACTGGCTCCGCGAGCGTCTGTGGGTCCGACAGTCCGAGTGGGGGCGGTTGCTGGCAGCCATCGAGCGTGACGAAGGCGCGGATGCCGCGTCTGTAGCGCATTCCGTCGCAGGTCGCGCCGTGCGCATCGCCAACCCGGACGCTGCGGAACCGGCGATCGTGGCGGTCGAATCGCTGCCGCGACTGATGGCGGCGATACCGATGCCGTTGGAGTGGATGCAGCCGATTGAAGGCGACTCGCGGTTCGAGGCTCAAAACTGGACCGCCGGCGAGACCCCGGAGGAGGACTCGGACGAGGCGCTCTCGTCGGTCGTCGCGGAATGGCTCCGGTTCTACGGGCCCGTCTCGCGGGAGTTCGTCGCCGATTCGCTTGGGATACCCGCTGCCCGCGCGTCGCTCGTGCTGGAGGACCTGGTAGACACCCAGGTCGCCATCGTCGGGTCTCTCGTGATGGACGAGGGCGACGAGTCGATCTGTGACAGTGAGAACTTCGAAGTCCTACTGCGGCTCGCGCGCGCGGCATCGATGCCGGCGTTCAATCCTCTGCCGGTCAAGTCGATCCCGTTGTTCCTCGCGTCGATCCAGGGCATTGCCGAAAGAGCCAACGATGAAGACGGACTGCACCGGCGTCTCGAGCAGCTCATCGCCTATCCGGCTCGCTCCGACGCATGGGAGTCGGACATTCTGCCGGCGCGCGTCGCCCACTACTCGACGACGCTGATCGACGCCGTGCTCCAGCGAAGCGAGATGCGCTGGGTCGGATCGGCTGACCAGCAGGTGCTCTTCTGCTACGAGGATGACGTCGATCTGCTGGCTGCCGACGAGCCGGGACCGGAGAACGTGGAACAGACATCGGAAGCCGCACCGGCAGGCGATATCCGTGACTTCTTCGCCGACCGGCTCGGACGGTACGACTTCATGACGCTTCTGCGCGGAGCCTCGCTGACGCCGTCGCAGATGGCGGAGCGGCTCTGGTCGGCAGTATGGCGCGGCGAGGTAACGAACGACACGTTCGCCGCGTTGCGCAAGGGCTTGGAGACGGGATTTCAGGCGCCGACCATGACGGATGGCGCAGGCGTTCGCAGCCGGTCTCGTAGCGGGCTCATGTCGGGGCTTCGTACCGTGTCGGTTCCAGGAAGCTGGCTGCTCCTGCCGACGCGTCACATGGAGTCGGACCCGGTCAGCGACATGGAGCGATCCAAGGACCGCGCGCGAATCGTGCTGGACCGTTACGGCGTCGTATTCCGGGAGCTTCTCGCTCGGGAGGCGTCGGGATTCCGATGGTCGGACGTATTCCGCGCCCTTCGTGTCATGGAACTGTCGGGGGAGATCGTCTCCGGCTGCTTCTTCGAGGGGGTTCCAGGGCTCCAGTTCGCGACGCCTCATGCCCTCCACCGCCTCCGGCGCGCTCTGCCGGAGGATGCCGTTTTCTGGCTGAACGCGACCGACCCAGCCTCGATGTGCGGCGCGTCCATCGACGCGTTGCGGGCAGAGCTGCCGAAGCGCCACGCCACGACCTACGTCGTCTACCGTGGCTCCCGCCTCATCGCCTACTACCAGCGTTCCTGCCGCGATCTGCACTTTCGCATCGCCGCCGCCGACCCTTCACTGCGCGCTAGCCTGTCGCCCATCGTGCATCTGCTGACCCGCCCATTCGCGCCTCTGAAGCGGATCGTCGTCGAGTCCATCAATGGGCAAACCCCGGCGGAGAGCCCGTACCTGCCGGCACTGCGCGGCGCGGTCGAAGTGGTTCTGGACTACAAGAGCGTGGTGCTCTACAGAGCCAACACGTAGATACACCGCATTCGACGGACCGCCAGGGTTGGACTGGACATAATGTCCATGCGATGGCGGGCGATCAGGGCTCTACCTTCACTTGATCGACAAAATGTCCGAGTTTGGGGACAACGGGTTGGACACCGAACGGACGCACACCCTCATGTGAATGAGGCAATAGCCGACGGGCGCTGATCCTGCAAGGGTCCCAGCCGTGGTTGGCGCATGGCTTCGGACGTGGCACGGTTGTTGCCAGTTGGTATATACTCGATAGGGCAAGCTCGCCAGTGTGAGGAGGATTGCATGTCCGCCGTTACCACGATGTCGACGGCAGGCAGAACCGGTGGGACGCTCGAACTCGACCGCGACGAACTCGGATCCCTGCATGCTTCGGCGCAGGAACCGTCGAGCAAGTCGTCGAGTCACCCGGTCTTCGCGGCTTACCTGCGCGAGGTCTCCAAGGAAGACCTGCTGACCCGGTCCGAAGAGCTGGCTTTGTTCACGACGATCCGCAACGCGCGGGATGCGGCGTGGAGCATCCTGACCTCGCTCGAACACCACATGTCTCCGGCTGAGCGGCGTCGATTGCACGCGAGGACGCTGCGCTACGAGGAGATGGAGCGTCTCTGGACCGACCTGCCTCGCGAAGCCAAGCACGAACCCAGCCAGAAGTCGTTGGTGACGCTTTATAGGGCGTTCAACGAATGGCAGCGGGCTCGTGAGCATCTGCTTAAATCGAATCTGAGACTCGTTATCTATACGGTCAAGCGGTACCGTAACGAGCCCTCGGTGTTCATGGACCTGATCCAAGAGGGCAATATCGGCTTGATGCGTGCCATCGACCGGTACGATCCCGACCGTTCGTCGAAGTTCAGCACGTATGCCCTTTGGTGGATTTGGCAGGCTGTGAACCGCGCCTACGCCAAGAACGCGTACACGATCCGCATCCCGTCCTACAAGGTGCAGCAGGTTGGGCGATATCGTCGCCAGAAGCAGGCGCTGGCATCGCATCTCGATCGCACTCCGACGGACGACGAAGTCGCCGAAGCGGCGGGACTCTCGGCGGAGGAAGTGCAGCAGGTGACGGACATCCAAGCCCGGTCCGTATCGCTCGACGAGTTGACGGGCGATGAGATGATGAGCCTGTCGGAATACCTGACGTCTGCCGACCAGAGCCCGGATGCCGAAGCCATCCATCGTGACCTAGGCAACGATCTGCGATCAGCCCTCGAGAGCCTGCCCAGCCGCGAAGCGCAGGTGTTGCGATGGCACTACGGCGTCGATTCGGAGGTCTATACGCTCCAGGAGATCGGCGCGAAGCTCAACGTCAGCCGTGAACGCGTGCGCCAGTTGGAGCAGCAGGCGATCCGCCGGATCCTGGAATCCGAGACAGCGCGCCGGCTCGAAGACTATCACGCTTGCGACTAGCGCGTTCCCTCTGAGTCTGTTGCTGCGATTCCATCGTGCGCCCTTGCGTCTCCGCGATCCGTAGGACATAATGTCGCACTCACCTGAGACACGGGAGGGCGACATGGAGACGGTACCGGGCAGCGACTTGACGCGCGACGTGAATCGGTCGCACGACTCCGAGACGACACGGACCGTTCCGCCAGCGGCTTCACAGGACCCGAATCCATCCCGAGCTGCCGACACGTCCAGGCGGCACTCCAGAACGCGCATGTTCCTGAGCCTGACCGATGACGACTCGGACCGGTTGCGCGATCTCCGACCACTAGTGCAGTTACGAGTCGATGAGATCGTCGAGCGGTTCTACGTTCATCTGCGGCGGTTCGAGGAGACGCGGCGCTACGTCGAGAGCGCTCAGATGGCGGAGCGTCTTCGCGCCCTGCAGCGTGATTACTTGCTCCAACTGTTCGAGGGGGTCTTTGACGAGGCGTACTGCCAGCGTCGACGGGACATCGGTCGAGTGCACCATCGGATCGGGCTCGATCCCAACTGGTACATTGGCGCCGTGCAGTTGTACCAGTCGAT encodes:
- a CDS encoding ATP-dependent helicase; protein product: LVSTTNVERLLRLRLESSGFFAARFRECAGIALLLARSRPNQRMPLWLSRLKAQKLLDAVMRLDDFPILLETWRACMVDSFDLTALRQMLTEVESGAIAWTAIRTSVASPLAQSLSWGQISEYMYMGDVPSAGRPSRLRDDLLRELVFNAGLRPTVPRDIVRAFEEKAQRLAPGYAPQPGRDLIDWLRERLWVRQSEWGRLLAAIERDEGADAASVAHSVAGRAVRIANPDAAEPAIVAVESLPRLMAAIPMPLEWMQPIEGDSRFEAQNWTAGETPEEDSDEALSSVVAEWLRFYGPVSREFVADSLGIPAARASLVLEDLVDTQVAIVGSLVMDEGDESICDSENFEVLLRLARAASMPAFNPLPVKSIPLFLASIQGIAERANDEDGLHRRLEQLIAYPARSDAWESDILPARVAHYSTTLIDAVLQRSEMRWVGSADQQVLFCYEDDVDLLAADEPGPENVEQTSEAAPAGDIRDFFADRLGRYDFMTLLRGASLTPSQMAERLWSAVWRGEVTNDTFAALRKGLETGFQAPTMTDGAGVRSRSRSGLMSGLRTVSVPGSWLLLPTRHMESDPVSDMERSKDRARIVLDRYGVVFRELLAREASGFRWSDVFRALRVMELSGEIVSGCFFEGVPGLQFATPHALHRLRRALPEDAVFWLNATDPASMCGASIDALRAELPKRHATTYVVYRGSRLIAYYQRSCRDLHFRIAAADPSLRASLSPIVHLLTRPFAPLKRIVVESINGQTPAESPYLPALRGAVEVVLDYKSVVLYRANT
- a CDS encoding sigma-70 family RNA polymerase sigma factor, coding for MASDVARLLPVGIYSIGQARQCEEDCMSAVTTMSTAGRTGGTLELDRDELGSLHASAQEPSSKSSSHPVFAAYLREVSKEDLLTRSEELALFTTIRNARDAAWSILTSLEHHMSPAERRRLHARTLRYEEMERLWTDLPREAKHEPSQKSLVTLYRAFNEWQRAREHLLKSNLRLVIYTVKRYRNEPSVFMDLIQEGNIGLMRAIDRYDPDRSSKFSTYALWWIWQAVNRAYAKNAYTIRIPSYKVQQVGRYRRQKQALASHLDRTPTDDEVAEAAGLSAEEVQQVTDIQARSVSLDELTGDEMMSLSEYLTSADQSPDAEAIHRDLGNDLRSALESLPSREAQVLRWHYGVDSEVYTLQEIGAKLNVSRERVRQLEQQAIRRILESETARRLEDYHACD